The following are encoded together in the Variovorax sp. PBS-H4 genome:
- a CDS encoding phage tail sheath family protein, producing the protein MPEYLSPGVYVEEVPSGPRPIEGVGTSTAGIVGLTERGPTTPRLITNWGQFRRWYGDVVPVATSFAPFAARGFFENGGVRLFVARVARNDAAIARLDLATAAAQVLRVEALGPGDWGNRLFARVNPSSRTDNAGNAVGFRITLLYFRTAPNPFVDPLDPANIGNPARIDPDVIEDYDDLSADPLDGNYVLMRVNSNSTLVHAGFTAPALPPAAPAVAAFAPLAGGSDGVAPMTAVEYEGNPAVAPDLRTGLAALENIDEVALLFVPDEVHPSLNPANQSQLMNTLVTQCERLADRFAILNVPAGQGQVQNIFPPRDTSYAAIYYPWVRVFDPFTRDTVLVPPAGHVAGIYARSDRERGVHKAPANEVVRDIITRDINATRKPLEFTLARGDHDILNPRGINVIRDFRADRRGIRVWGARTLSGDPLWRYVNVRRLFNYVKESVDEGTQWVVFEPNDENTWARVRQVVGDFLTLVWRSGALFGATEEQAFFVRCGPDTMTPADIDAGRLIVEVGIAPVKPAEFVIFRFQQKTTELVAA; encoded by the coding sequence ATGCCTGAATACCTGAGTCCCGGGGTGTACGTCGAGGAGGTCCCGAGCGGACCGCGCCCGATCGAAGGCGTGGGCACCAGCACGGCGGGCATCGTCGGTTTGACGGAGCGCGGTCCCACCACGCCTCGCCTCATCACCAACTGGGGGCAGTTCAGGCGCTGGTATGGCGATGTCGTTCCCGTCGCGACCTCGTTCGCGCCCTTCGCCGCGCGCGGGTTCTTCGAGAACGGCGGTGTCCGCCTGTTCGTCGCACGCGTGGCGCGCAACGACGCCGCCATCGCACGGCTGGACCTGGCAACGGCTGCCGCCCAGGTCCTGCGCGTCGAGGCGCTGGGGCCGGGTGACTGGGGCAATCGGCTGTTCGCGCGCGTCAACCCCAGCTCGCGCACCGACAATGCCGGCAACGCAGTCGGGTTTCGCATCACGCTGCTGTACTTCCGCACGGCGCCGAACCCGTTCGTCGACCCGCTGGACCCCGCCAACATCGGCAATCCGGCGCGCATCGATCCGGACGTCATCGAGGACTATGACGACCTGTCCGCAGACCCGCTGGACGGCAACTACGTCCTCATGCGTGTGAACAGCAACTCGACGCTGGTGCACGCGGGCTTCACCGCGCCCGCGCTCCCCCCCGCCGCGCCCGCCGTCGCCGCATTCGCGCCGCTTGCCGGCGGGAGCGACGGCGTCGCTCCGATGACCGCGGTCGAATACGAAGGCAACCCCGCGGTGGCACCGGATCTGCGCACCGGGCTGGCGGCACTCGAGAACATCGACGAGGTTGCGCTGCTGTTCGTGCCGGACGAAGTGCATCCCTCGCTGAATCCGGCGAACCAGTCGCAGCTGATGAACACCCTGGTGACCCAGTGCGAACGGCTGGCCGATCGATTCGCCATCCTCAACGTGCCGGCCGGACAGGGCCAGGTGCAGAACATCTTCCCGCCGCGCGACACCTCGTACGCTGCGATCTACTACCCGTGGGTTCGCGTGTTCGACCCGTTCACGCGCGACACCGTGCTGGTGCCGCCGGCCGGCCACGTGGCCGGCATCTACGCACGCTCGGACCGCGAGCGCGGAGTGCACAAGGCGCCGGCCAACGAAGTGGTTCGCGACATCATCACGCGCGACATCAACGCGACGCGCAAGCCGCTGGAGTTCACGCTCGCGCGCGGCGACCACGACATCCTGAACCCGCGCGGAATCAACGTGATCCGCGACTTCCGTGCCGACCGCCGTGGCATCCGCGTGTGGGGCGCACGCACGCTGTCGGGTGATCCGCTGTGGCGCTATGTGAACGTGCGGCGCCTGTTCAACTACGTCAAGGAATCGGTGGACGAGGGCACGCAGTGGGTGGTGTTCGAGCCCAACGACGAGAACACCTGGGCTCGCGTGCGCCAGGTCGTCGGGGACTTCCTCACGCTCGTCTGGCGCAGCGGTGCCTTGTTCGGCGCCACCGAAGAGCAGGCCTTCTTCGTGCGCTGCGGCCCCGACACGATGACGCCGGCCGACATCGATGCCGGGCGTCTCATCGTCGAGGTCGGCATCGCGCCGGTCAAACCCGCCGAGTTCGTGATCTTCCGCTTCCAGCAGAAGACGACGGAACTCGTCGCCGCCTGA
- a CDS encoding carboxypeptidase-like regulatory domain-containing protein produces MSFVAVATERMVLYSQIAVRLIDEFTGDLAQHPVTPLLSYRDSAGEWQPTSLSPVPTPSGNLLFPGLGRSANVAAAPIVRHRLQLTSTFYRPDYLSNADGLEFDVHPYDDLQAPAVLPTLPFTVLLLPSPMYPYPAFMRSVRGQTLDAMGAPIANAEVAAGLAERVLSDDRGVFALPLRWTPFSGNVLLDAVDHRTGRTGQLTLALPQDLQQGQIFTLT; encoded by the coding sequence ATGAGCTTCGTCGCGGTCGCCACGGAGCGCATGGTCCTGTACAGCCAGATCGCGGTGCGGCTGATCGACGAGTTCACCGGAGACTTGGCGCAGCACCCGGTCACGCCGCTGCTGAGCTACCGCGACAGCGCAGGCGAATGGCAACCGACTTCGCTCAGCCCGGTCCCGACGCCATCAGGCAATCTCCTGTTCCCGGGGCTGGGCCGCAGCGCCAACGTCGCCGCGGCGCCCATCGTGCGTCATCGCCTGCAACTCACGTCGACCTTCTATCGGCCCGACTACTTGTCCAATGCCGACGGCTTGGAGTTCGATGTCCACCCTTACGACGACCTCCAGGCTCCCGCTGTCCTGCCGACCTTGCCATTCACGGTCCTGCTGCTGCCGTCGCCGATGTATCCATACCCCGCCTTCATGCGGAGCGTTCGTGGACAGACGCTCGACGCGATGGGCGCCCCGATCGCCAATGCCGAAGTGGCCGCCGGACTGGCCGAGCGGGTGTTGAGCGACGACCGTGGCGTCTTCGCGCTGCCGCTGCGCTGGACTCCGTTCAGCGGCAATGTCCTGCTCGACGCGGTCGACCATCGCACGGGCCGCACCGGCCAACTCACGCTGGCCCTGCCGCAAGACCTGCAGCAGGGCCAGATCTTCACCTTGACCTGA
- a CDS encoding DUF4255 domain-containing protein — translation MASSSVIADVSLTLEAVLTRAFSTLQPGPPVAQVHDLQGAISTAPARMTIFLFEVVEDASVRNRAPLREVAPPNLNLRKPQVPLVLRYLMTPWGGDRATEHQILGRALQTLHDDAILSGPQLLGGLAGTNEAIKLKLAPLTLEEHTRVWHAVQRNYRLSVVYDARVVRIDSDDVTPRPPVVSRTLGTSIGSGA, via the coding sequence GTGGCCAGTTCATCCGTCATTGCAGATGTTTCGCTCACGCTGGAAGCCGTGTTGACCCGTGCGTTCAGCACGCTTCAGCCGGGCCCGCCGGTGGCGCAGGTGCACGACCTGCAGGGTGCCATCTCGACGGCGCCTGCGCGCATGACCATCTTCCTGTTCGAAGTTGTCGAGGACGCAAGCGTTCGCAATCGCGCGCCGCTCCGCGAAGTCGCGCCGCCCAACTTGAATTTGCGCAAGCCGCAGGTACCGCTGGTCCTGCGATACCTGATGACGCCTTGGGGCGGCGATCGCGCAACCGAACACCAGATTCTGGGGCGCGCCCTGCAGACCCTGCACGACGACGCCATCCTCTCCGGCCCGCAACTGCTGGGCGGACTCGCCGGCACGAACGAAGCCATCAAGCTCAAGCTGGCTCCGCTGACACTCGAAGAGCACACACGCGTCTGGCATGCGGTGCAGCGCAACTATCGGCTTTCCGTGGTCTACGACGCGCGCGTCGTGCGCATCGACTCGGATGACGTCACGCCACGTCCACCGGTCGTGTCGCGAACGCTCGGCACTTCGATCGGGAGTGGCGCATGA
- a CDS encoding sigma 54-interacting transcriptional regulator produces the protein MDIPKLVGSSRVHKEVLEKLSRIAPTDAEVLLTGPSGVGKELYANQVHRQSARSHCRFVPVNCGSLSSDLIDNTLFGHVGGAFTGATALSEGLVSEAEGGTLFLDEVDSLSIPCQTKLLRFLQDQKYRRLGESRLRQANVRVIAATNCDLEAAVSDARFRMDLFFRLRVVPVEIPSLSHRAEDIPELVAAFTARSAEAYRLPELEFCAEAISRMQRYEWPGNIRELENCISYLTCLQLGRPIAPDDLPFLTRLCGNKAVSPEVHPEAEKPDESSDTLSDAKSRLVSEFERQYIERALRATSGNVSAAARMCGKNRRALFELMRKHEINSGEYRIAPP, from the coding sequence ATGGACATACCTAAATTGGTGGGTTCCAGCAGAGTCCACAAGGAAGTCCTGGAGAAGCTTTCACGCATCGCGCCCACCGATGCGGAAGTGCTGCTTACCGGCCCGAGCGGTGTAGGCAAGGAACTCTACGCCAATCAAGTGCATCGACAGAGCGCGCGCAGCCACTGTCGGTTCGTACCTGTCAATTGCGGCAGTCTGTCGAGCGACCTGATCGACAACACGCTCTTTGGCCATGTCGGCGGTGCCTTCACCGGCGCCACGGCACTGAGTGAAGGCTTGGTGAGCGAGGCTGAAGGAGGCACGCTGTTTCTCGACGAAGTCGACTCGCTGAGCATTCCGTGCCAGACCAAGCTGCTGCGCTTCCTGCAGGATCAAAAGTACCGCCGACTGGGTGAGAGCCGGCTGCGCCAGGCCAATGTGCGGGTCATCGCCGCCACCAACTGCGACCTCGAAGCGGCGGTGAGCGACGCACGCTTCAGGATGGATCTGTTCTTTCGGCTGCGCGTGGTTCCGGTCGAAATCCCCTCGCTGAGCCACCGGGCCGAAGACATCCCGGAACTGGTCGCCGCATTCACCGCACGAAGCGCCGAGGCGTACAGGTTGCCTGAACTGGAGTTCTGTGCCGAGGCCATCTCGCGCATGCAGCGTTACGAGTGGCCCGGAAACATCAGGGAGTTGGAGAACTGCATTTCCTATCTGACTTGCCTGCAGCTCGGACGTCCGATTGCACCGGACGACTTGCCGTTTCTCACGCGCTTGTGCGGCAACAAGGCGGTATCTCCCGAGGTCCATCCCGAAGCCGAGAAGCCCGATGAATCGAGCGACACCCTGAGCGATGCAAAGTCCCGCCTGGTCTCCGAGTTCGAGCGGCAGTACATCGAGCGTGCGCTCCGAGCCACCAGCGGCAACGTCTCCGCGGCCGCGCGCATGTGCGGCAAGAATCGCCGGGCTTTGTTCGAACTCATGCGCAAGCACGAGATCAACTCCGGCGAATACCGCATCGCGCCTCCCTAG
- the rsmI gene encoding 16S rRNA (cytidine(1402)-2'-O)-methyltransferase produces MSSLAPASFGAALQAARDAAGAQHYPEGALYVVATPIGNLADITLRALHVLQLVDLVACEDTRHTQGLLRAYGIERPASGLLALHQHNEAEAAQAVISRLAAGERVAYVSDAGTPGVSDPGARLATAVRAAGLRVLPLPGASSVTTLVSAAGLVAGGEGESAFVFAGFLPAKPGERDAAVQALAAEPRSVVLLEAPHRIEALARSLAVLGERRVTVGRELTKQFEEIATVPAAELPAWLAASRDRTRGEFALALHPAPAAADDDAEARRVLQLLLAELPLKSAVRLAAEISGAPRNALYQLALQLRGDER; encoded by the coding sequence TTGAGCTCCCTCGCCCCTGCCTCCTTCGGCGCAGCCCTGCAGGCCGCGCGCGATGCCGCGGGCGCGCAGCATTATCCCGAAGGCGCGCTATACGTGGTCGCCACGCCGATCGGCAACCTGGCGGACATCACGCTGCGCGCCCTCCACGTGCTGCAACTGGTCGACTTGGTGGCCTGCGAGGACACGCGCCATACCCAGGGCCTGCTGCGCGCCTACGGCATCGAGCGGCCCGCGTCCGGCCTGCTGGCGCTGCACCAGCACAACGAGGCCGAGGCGGCACAGGCCGTCATTTCGCGCCTCGCAGCGGGCGAGCGCGTGGCCTACGTCAGCGATGCAGGCACGCCCGGCGTCAGCGACCCCGGCGCGCGGCTGGCCACCGCCGTGCGGGCAGCTGGCCTGCGCGTGCTGCCGCTGCCGGGCGCGAGCAGCGTGACCACGCTGGTGTCGGCCGCAGGGCTGGTCGCCGGCGGCGAGGGTGAGAGCGCTTTCGTCTTCGCCGGCTTCCTGCCTGCCAAGCCCGGCGAGCGCGATGCCGCCGTGCAGGCGCTCGCCGCCGAGCCGCGCAGCGTGGTGCTGCTGGAGGCGCCGCATCGCATCGAGGCCCTGGCGCGTTCGCTGGCCGTGCTCGGCGAGCGGCGCGTGACGGTCGGGCGCGAGCTCACCAAGCAGTTCGAGGAGATCGCCACGGTGCCCGCTGCCGAGCTGCCCGCGTGGCTTGCGGCCAGCCGCGACCGCACGCGCGGCGAGTTCGCGCTGGCGCTGCACCCTGCGCCGGCGGCCGCGGATGATGACGCCGAAGCGCGGCGCGTCCTGCAGCTCCTGCTCGCCGAACTGCCGCTCAAGAGCGCGGTGCGCCTGGCGGCCGAGATCAGCGGGGCCCCACGGAACGCGCTCTACCAGCTTGCGCTGCAGCTGCGAGGAGACGAGCGCTGA
- a CDS encoding YraN family protein produces the protein MAAATTKQRGDAAEAAALAHLQSAGLVLVARNYRTPGRGGGEVDLIMREPRDGTLVFVEVRHRAGASHGGAASSITGVKRRRIVFAARHYLSRLRALPPCRFDVVLVEANIEWIRAAFDAD, from the coding sequence GTGGCCGCGGCCACCACCAAGCAGCGCGGCGATGCGGCCGAGGCGGCGGCGCTCGCGCATCTGCAGTCGGCCGGCCTGGTGCTGGTCGCGCGCAATTATCGAACCCCGGGCCGCGGCGGCGGCGAGGTCGACCTGATCATGCGCGAGCCGCGCGACGGCACGCTGGTCTTCGTCGAGGTGCGCCACCGGGCCGGCGCGAGCCATGGCGGCGCCGCCTCCAGCATCACGGGCGTGAAGCGGCGGCGCATCGTGTTCGCGGCGCGGCACTACCTGAGCCGCCTGCGCGCGCTGCCGCCCTGCCGCTTCGATGTGGTGCTGGTCGAGGCGAACATCGAATGGATCCGCGCCGCCTTCGATGCCGATTGA
- a CDS encoding SIS domain-containing protein yields MLEQRIQQHFIDSADLKYQAGPLLGKPISQAMQALLACVTSGGKILACGAGVSGLLAAQFAAQFVGRFERDRPGLGAIALPFDAIDPTGDTAEVGDPDRFARQVRALGQGGDVLLTLSASGQSAAVLAAVDAAHARDMTVVALLGNAAGGGASSSNPGGAVGRALRETDVQICVPHERAARIHEVHLLVLHCLCDGVDAQLLGEQEGSI; encoded by the coding sequence ATGCTCGAGCAACGGATCCAGCAGCACTTCATCGACAGCGCGGACCTCAAATACCAGGCCGGCCCGCTTCTCGGCAAACCGATCTCCCAGGCCATGCAGGCGCTGCTCGCCTGCGTGACCAGCGGCGGCAAGATCCTGGCATGCGGCGCCGGGGTCTCCGGCCTGCTGGCGGCGCAGTTCGCCGCGCAGTTCGTCGGGCGCTTCGAACGCGATCGCCCGGGGCTCGGCGCCATCGCGCTGCCGTTCGATGCCATCGATCCCACCGGCGACACGGCCGAGGTCGGCGACCCCGACCGCTTCGCGCGCCAGGTGCGCGCGCTGGGACAGGGCGGCGACGTGCTGCTGACCCTCAGCGCGAGCGGCCAGTCGGCCGCCGTGCTGGCCGCAGTCGATGCGGCGCACGCGCGCGACATGACTGTGGTGGCGCTGCTGGGCAACGCTGCCGGCGGCGGCGCCAGCAGCAGCAATCCAGGGGGTGCCGTGGGGCGCGCCCTGCGCGAAACCGATGTCCAGATCTGCGTGCCGCACGAGCGCGCGGCGCGCATCCACGAAGTCCACCTGCTCGTGCTGCACTGCCTGTGCGACGGCGTGGATGCCCAGTTACTCGGAGAACAGGAAGGTTCCATATGA
- a CDS encoding BON domain-containing protein produces the protein MTTTSLQRLALALTAGAALAAGLSACVPLVVGGAAVVGAGMVATDRRSSGAQIDDQGIELRASARVREIANDQMYVSVTSFNRQVLLTGAVGSEADRRRVEDVVRRVDNVRSVVNELTIGAPSTFQERSSDTLIAGKIKASLLDAKDVFANSFKVVVERGTVYLMGLATRRETDRATEIARGVSGVQRVVRVVEIVSEADLAGQPQQGGTAAAPGGSRSNVPLPPMEPLPPAGSSQPSGGAIATPVR, from the coding sequence ATGACGACGACATCCCTCCAGCGCCTCGCGTTGGCCTTGACCGCGGGCGCTGCACTGGCTGCCGGTCTTTCTGCCTGCGTGCCGCTGGTGGTCGGCGGCGCGGCGGTGGTGGGCGCGGGCATGGTGGCGACCGACCGCCGCAGCTCGGGCGCGCAGATCGACGACCAGGGCATCGAGCTGCGCGCAAGCGCGCGCGTGCGCGAGATCGCGAACGACCAGATGTACGTCAGCGTCACCAGCTTCAACCGCCAGGTGCTGCTGACGGGCGCCGTCGGCAGCGAGGCCGACCGCCGCCGCGTCGAGGACGTGGTGCGCCGCGTCGACAACGTGCGCTCGGTGGTCAACGAGCTCACGATCGGCGCGCCGAGCACCTTCCAGGAGCGCTCCAGCGACACCTTGATCGCCGGCAAGATCAAGGCTTCGCTGCTCGACGCCAAGGACGTCTTCGCGAACTCCTTCAAGGTCGTCGTGGAGCGCGGCACGGTCTACCTGATGGGCCTGGCCACGCGGCGCGAGACCGACCGCGCCACTGAAATCGCCCGCGGCGTCTCCGGCGTGCAAAGGGTGGTCCGAGTGGTCGAGATCGTCAGCGAGGCGGACCTGGCCGGCCAGCCGCAGCAGGGCGGCACCGCTGCCGCCCCGGGCGGCTCGCGCTCGAACGTGCCGCTGCCACCGATGGAGCCGCTGCCCCCCGCCGGCTCTTCGCAGCCCTCCGGCGGTGCGATCGCCACCCCCGTCCGCTAG
- a CDS encoding NAD(P)-dependent oxidoreductase, which produces MSSLNPKTYDPIPAHKVAFLGLGVMGYPMAGHLALAGHDVAVYNRTAAKSAAWQQEFSAQAKGSLRQAPTPREAAAGADIVFCCVGNDDDLRSVVLGENGALPGMAKGTVFVDHTTASADVARELSKAALALGVHFIDAPVSGGQAGAQNGALTVMCGGDAAAFARVTPVIAAFARAVTRLGDSGAGQLAKMVNQIAIAGLVQGLSEAIAFGQRAGLDMNEVLAVIGKGAAQSWQMDNRGKTMVEGKFEFGFAVDWMRKDLGLVLDEAKRNGARLPVTALVDQFYADVQQAGGRRWDTSSLITRLK; this is translated from the coding sequence ATGAGCAGCCTCAACCCCAAAACCTACGATCCCATCCCGGCGCACAAGGTCGCCTTCCTCGGCCTCGGCGTGATGGGCTACCCCATGGCCGGCCACCTCGCCCTGGCCGGCCATGATGTCGCGGTCTACAACCGCACCGCCGCGAAGTCGGCCGCCTGGCAGCAGGAATTCAGCGCCCAGGCCAAGGGCAGCCTGCGCCAGGCGCCCACCCCGCGTGAAGCCGCAGCCGGCGCCGACATCGTGTTCTGCTGCGTCGGCAACGACGACGACCTGCGCTCGGTGGTGCTGGGCGAGAACGGTGCCCTCCCCGGCATGGCCAAGGGCACGGTCTTCGTCGACCACACCACCGCCTCGGCGGACGTGGCTCGCGAGCTGTCGAAGGCGGCTCTGGCGCTCGGCGTGCACTTCATCGACGCCCCCGTATCGGGCGGGCAAGCCGGCGCGCAGAACGGCGCGCTCACGGTGATGTGCGGTGGCGACGCGGCGGCCTTCGCGCGCGTGACGCCGGTGATCGCCGCTTTCGCGCGTGCCGTCACTCGGCTCGGCGACAGCGGCGCGGGCCAGCTCGCCAAGATGGTCAACCAGATCGCGATCGCGGGGCTGGTGCAGGGCCTGTCGGAGGCCATCGCCTTCGGGCAGCGCGCCGGGCTCGACATGAACGAGGTGCTGGCCGTGATCGGCAAGGGCGCCGCGCAGAGCTGGCAGATGGACAACCGTGGCAAGACCATGGTCGAGGGCAAGTTCGAGTTCGGCTTTGCGGTGGATTGGATGCGCAAGGACCTCGGCCTGGTGCTCGACGAGGCCAAGCGCAACGGCGCGCGGCTGCCGGTGACCGCGCTGGTGGACCAGTTCTATGCCGATGTGCAGCAGGCCGGCGGCCGGCGCTGGGATACGTCCAGCCTGATCACGCGGCTGAAATAA
- a CDS encoding PilT/PilU family type 4a pilus ATPase produces the protein MERDQASQFINELLKLMVSRNGSDLFITADFPPAIKVDGKVTKVSQQALGAQHTLALTRSIMNDRQTAEFERTKECNFAISPTGIGRFRVNAFVQQGKVGMVLRTIPAKLPTIDGLNMPQVLKDVTMTKRGLCILVGATGSGKSTTLAAMIDWRNENSYGHIVTVEDPVEFVHPHKNCVVTQREVGIDTDSWEAALKNTLRQAPDVILMGEIRDRETMEHAVAFAETGHLCMATLHANSANQALDRIINFFPEERRAQLLMDLSLNLRSLISQRLIPTEDGRGRIAAVEILLNTPLITDLIYKGEVGEIKEVMKKSRNLGMQTFDQALFDLFETHMISFEDALRNADSANDLRLQIKLNSQRARTTDLSAGTEHFAIV, from the coding sequence ATGGAACGCGATCAAGCCAGTCAGTTCATCAACGAACTGCTCAAGCTCATGGTGAGCCGCAACGGCAGCGACCTGTTCATCACGGCGGACTTCCCGCCGGCCATCAAGGTCGACGGGAAGGTCACCAAGGTGTCGCAGCAAGCCTTGGGCGCGCAGCACACGCTGGCACTCACGCGGTCGATCATGAACGACCGCCAGACGGCCGAGTTCGAGCGCACCAAGGAGTGCAACTTCGCGATCTCGCCCACCGGCATCGGCCGCTTCCGCGTCAACGCCTTCGTGCAGCAGGGCAAGGTCGGCATGGTGCTGCGGACCATCCCGGCCAAGCTTCCCACGATCGACGGGCTGAACATGCCGCAGGTGCTGAAGGACGTGACGATGACCAAGCGCGGCCTGTGCATCCTGGTGGGCGCCACCGGCTCAGGCAAGTCGACCACGCTGGCCGCGATGATCGACTGGCGCAACGAGAATTCCTACGGCCACATCGTGACGGTTGAAGACCCGGTGGAGTTCGTGCACCCGCACAAGAATTGCGTCGTGACCCAGCGCGAGGTCGGGATCGATACCGACAGCTGGGAGGCCGCGCTCAAGAACACGCTGCGCCAGGCGCCCGACGTCATTCTGATGGGCGAGATCCGCGACCGCGAGACCATGGAGCATGCGGTGGCCTTTGCCGAGACCGGGCACCTGTGCATGGCCACGCTGCACGCCAACAGCGCCAACCAGGCGCTCGACCGGATCATCAACTTCTTCCCCGAGGAGCGCCGCGCGCAGCTGTTGATGGACCTGTCGCTCAACTTGCGCTCGTTGATCTCGCAGCGCCTCATCCCCACCGAGGATGGCCGCGGCCGGATCGCCGCGGTGGAGATCCTGCTGAATACGCCGCTCATCACCGACCTGATCTACAAGGGCGAGGTCGGCGAGATCAAGGAGGTCATGAAGAAGAGCCGCAATCTGGGCATGCAGACCTTCGACCAGGCGTTGTTCGACCTGTTCGAGACCCACATGATTTCCTTCGAGGATGCGCTGCGCAACGCGGACTCCGCCAACGACCTTCGGCTGCAGATCAAGCTCAACAGCCAGCGCGCGCGCACCACCGACCTGTCCGCCGGCACCGAGCACTTCGCGATCGTCTGA
- a CDS encoding type IV pilus twitching motility protein PilT, producing MDITQLLAFSVKNKASDLHLSSGLPPMIRVHGDVRRINVDALDHKAVHAMVYDIMSDTHRKHYEEFLEVDFSFEIDGLARFRVNAFNQARGAAAVFRTIPSKILTLEQLNAPKIFGDLALKPRGLVLVTGPTGSGKSTTLAAMINYLNETEYGHILTVEDPIEFVHESKKCLINQREVGPMTLSFANALRSALREDPDAILVGEMRDLETIRLAMTAAETGHLVFGTLHTSSAAKTIDRIIDVFPGEEKEMIRAMLSESLQAVVSQTLCKTKDGQGRVAAHEIMLGTSAIRNLIREGKVAQMYSSIQTGSGQGMQTLDQCLTDLVRRNVISAAEARGKAKIPENFPG from the coding sequence GTGGACATCACCCAACTGCTGGCCTTCAGCGTAAAGAACAAGGCCTCGGACTTGCATCTGTCATCCGGCCTGCCGCCCATGATCCGCGTGCACGGCGACGTGCGGCGCATCAACGTCGACGCGCTCGACCACAAGGCCGTGCACGCCATGGTGTACGACATCATGAGCGACACGCACCGCAAGCACTACGAAGAATTCCTCGAGGTCGACTTTTCCTTCGAGATCGACGGCCTCGCGCGCTTCCGCGTGAACGCCTTCAACCAGGCCCGCGGCGCGGCGGCGGTGTTCCGGACCATCCCCTCGAAGATCCTCACGCTGGAGCAGCTCAACGCGCCCAAGATTTTCGGCGACCTCGCGCTCAAGCCCCGGGGCCTGGTGCTCGTGACCGGCCCGACCGGCTCGGGCAAGTCCACCACGCTGGCGGCGATGATCAACTACCTCAACGAGACCGAGTACGGCCACATCCTGACGGTGGAAGACCCGATCGAGTTCGTCCACGAGTCGAAGAAGTGCCTGATCAACCAGCGCGAGGTCGGGCCGATGACGCTGTCCTTCGCCAACGCCCTGCGCTCGGCGCTGCGCGAGGACCCCGACGCGATCCTGGTCGGCGAAATGCGCGACCTCGAAACCATCCGCCTCGCGATGACCGCCGCCGAGACGGGCCACCTGGTGTTCGGCACTCTGCACACCTCCTCGGCCGCCAAGACGATCGACCGGATCATCGACGTGTTCCCGGGCGAGGAAAAGGAAATGATCCGCGCCATGCTCTCGGAGTCGCTGCAGGCCGTGGTCTCGCAGACTTTGTGCAAGACCAAGGACGGCCAGGGCCGGGTGGCGGCGCACGAGATCATGCTGGGCACCTCGGCCATCCGCAACCTGATCCGCGAGGGCAAGGTGGCGCAGATGTATTCCTCGATCCAGACCGGCAGCGGCCAGGGCATGCAGACGCTGGACCAGTGCCTGACGGACCTGGTGCGGCGCAATGTCATTTCCGCCGCCGAGGCACGCGGCAAGGCCAAGATCCCTGAAAACTTCCCCGGCTGA
- a CDS encoding YggS family pyridoxal phosphate-dependent enzyme, producing the protein MTMIGDKLQQVRARIVTACTAAGRDPASVRLLAVSKTFSAEAVREARAAGQLAFGENYVQEGAAKIEALSELRAELEWHCIGPLQSNKTRQVAAHFDWVHSIDRLKIAERLAEQRPAELPPLQVCLQVNVDAGPNKSGVVPQDALALARAVAALPRLRLRGLMAIPEPAPDFEAQRALFLRAAAVFEEMRRAGLEVDTLSLGMSADLEAAIAAGSTLVRVGTAIFGAR; encoded by the coding sequence ATGACGATGATTGGTGACAAGCTCCAGCAAGTTCGGGCTCGAATCGTGACCGCATGCACGGCAGCCGGCCGCGATCCGGCGAGCGTGCGCTTGCTTGCGGTGTCGAAGACCTTCTCCGCCGAGGCGGTCCGCGAGGCCCGCGCCGCCGGCCAGCTTGCCTTTGGCGAGAACTACGTGCAAGAGGGCGCCGCGAAGATCGAGGCCCTGTCCGAGCTGCGCGCCGAGCTCGAGTGGCACTGCATCGGCCCTCTGCAGAGCAACAAGACGCGGCAGGTGGCGGCGCATTTCGATTGGGTGCACAGCATCGACCGGCTGAAGATCGCCGAGCGCCTTGCCGAGCAGCGCCCGGCGGAGCTCCCGCCGCTTCAGGTCTGCCTGCAGGTCAATGTGGATGCCGGTCCCAACAAGTCCGGTGTGGTGCCGCAAGACGCGCTGGCCCTGGCGCGAGCTGTTGCTGCCTTGCCACGTCTGCGCCTGCGCGGGCTGATGGCGATTCCCGAGCCGGCGCCGGATTTCGAGGCGCAACGTGCGCTGTTCCTGCGTGCCGCAGCGGTCTTCGAGGAGATGCGCCGTGCGGGGCTCGAGGTCGACACGCTCTCGCTGGGCATGTCGGCGGATCTCGAAGCGGCGATTGCGGCGGGCAGCACGCTGGTACGTGTCGGCACCGCGATCTTCGGCGCGCGGTAG